The Lysinibacillus pakistanensis genome includes a window with the following:
- a CDS encoding helix-turn-helix domain-containing protein: protein MKYEWVIQKTIHWIESHLHEQISVNDIDHITGFSKYHFHRIFQNSVGMSVSEYIRMRRLANAASTLLYTNERIIDIAVYYQFESQESFTRAFKKQYKLPPGRYRSVMKNISENKEEKIMGEKVKGWILSGSHPFNYEIGTDRRNIHQGKASGYLKSKTVQEPGEFATMMQEFKADKFRGERIMLSGFIQTKNVQQFTGLWMRIDSASDEILQFDNMNNRPIIGTNNWNRYSIVLDVPENSAIISFGILLTGKGEVWLDGLSFEVVDKNTPTTNFSVETILLDEPTNLSFEE from the coding sequence TTGAAATATGAATGGGTAATTCAAAAAACAATACATTGGATTGAATCTCATTTACATGAGCAAATTTCTGTCAATGATATTGATCATATTACAGGCTTTTCAAAATATCATTTTCATAGAATCTTTCAAAATTCAGTAGGAATGTCTGTCTCAGAATATATTCGAATGCGACGACTTGCAAACGCGGCAAGTACGCTTCTTTATACGAACGAGAGAATAATTGATATAGCTGTCTATTATCAATTTGAATCACAAGAATCTTTTACACGAGCATTCAAAAAACAATATAAATTACCACCAGGTCGATATAGAAGTGTTATGAAAAATATAAGTGAAAACAAGGAGGAGAAAATAATGGGGGAAAAAGTGAAGGGCTGGATTTTAAGTGGAAGTCATCCTTTTAATTATGAAATAGGAACAGATCGAAGAAATATACATCAAGGGAAAGCATCAGGTTATTTAAAGTCAAAAACTGTACAAGAACCAGGAGAATTTGCAACCATGATGCAGGAATTTAAGGCTGATAAATTCAGGGGGGAAAGGATTATGCTCTCAGGATTTATTCAAACTAAAAATGTCCAACAATTTACAGGTCTATGGATGCGAATAGATAGTGCCTCAGACGAGATTCTTCAATTTGATAATATGAATAATAGACCCATAATTGGTACTAATAATTGGAATCGCTATTCTATAGTTCTAGATGTACCAGAAAACAGCGCAATCATCTCGTTCGGAATTTTATTAACAGGGAAAGGAGAAGTTTGGTTAGATGGACTTAGTTTTGAGGTAGTCGATAAAAATACGCCGACAACAAATTTTAGTGTTGAAACCATTCTTTTGGATGAACCCACAAATCTATCCTTTGAAGAATAA
- a CDS encoding M23 family metallopeptidase, with product MVDFMSPVKNARLTSKFGWRNIGFGKEWHQGIDLASIGKVPIFASAAGIVTRAQALSSYGNVVMIRHTIHGKTYETNYAHLDSSCVQVGQKVKQGQQIGIMGNTGRAFGVHLHFEIHNGLWQTGQPNAVDPMKYITLTNEAKGELTMSQYNELLNKIKELENALQTKQTIIPTRKATETHKAAWDWLQCQGITDGSNPQNFVTREQFATMLKRYHESNL from the coding sequence ATGGTTGATTTTATGAGTCCTGTGAAGAATGCTCGATTAACTAGTAAATTTGGTTGGCGAAATATCGGCTTTGGGAAAGAATGGCATCAAGGCATCGATTTAGCATCAATAGGAAAGGTTCCAATTTTCGCCAGTGCGGCTGGTATTGTTACGCGAGCACAGGCATTAAGCAGCTATGGAAATGTTGTGATGATTAGGCATACAATCCATGGCAAAACATATGAAACAAATTATGCTCATTTGGATTCTTCCTGCGTTCAGGTAGGACAAAAGGTGAAGCAGGGACAGCAAATCGGAATTATGGGAAATACAGGACGTGCATTTGGTGTTCATTTACACTTCGAAATACATAATGGTCTATGGCAAACGGGACAACCAAATGCCGTTGATCCTATGAAATACATAACATTAACGAATGAAGCTAAAGGAGAGCTAACAATGTCACAATACAATGAATTGCTAAACAAAATAAAAGAACTGGAAAACGCTTTGCAAACAAAACAAACTATTATTCCAACGCGTAAAGCCACTGAAACGCATAAAGCTGCGTGGGATTGGCTGCAATGTCAAGGTATTACGGACGGATCGAACCCTCAAAATTTCGTAACTCGTGAGCAATTTGCAACAATGCTCAAACGCTATCATGAGTCCAACTTATAA